In the genome of Thiovulum sp. ES, one region contains:
- a CDS encoding putative menaquinone biosynthesis protein, SCO4494 family (PFAM: Radical SAM superfamily~TIGRFAM: putative menaquinone biosynthesis protein, SCO4494 family; radical SAM domain protein, CofH subfamily) has product MRNIIEKVERGENLSLEEGLKLYELDIFTLGKLADKIRKEMHGKKSYYNVNRHINPTNICDDVCKFCAYSANRKNPNPYTMTHEEILDIVENSSKNGITEVHIVSAHNGKAGLNWYMDIFKKIKEKYPQIHIKALTAAEIDFLAREYSLSYDEVIDLMIKNGVDSMPGGGAEVFDERTRDYICKGKVSSSGWLEIHELWHKRGRKSNATMLFGHVESRENRIDHMIRLRELQDKTGGFNAFIPLVYQTENNYLKIEKSLTGNEFLKTMAISRIMLRNIPNIKAYWVTSTVNMALLAQEFGANDLDGTIERESINSSAGADSRNGIELKKFLSMIKSSGFEPVERDSLYNEIERN; this is encoded by the coding sequence TTGAGAAATATAATTGAAAAAGTTGAAAGAGGTGAAAATCTCTCTTTAGAAGAGGGTTTGAAACTTTATGAACTTGATATTTTTACACTTGGAAAACTTGCGGATAAGATCAGAAAAGAGATGCACGGAAAAAAAAGCTATTACAATGTAAATCGGCATATTAATCCGACAAATATTTGTGATGATGTTTGTAAATTTTGTGCATACAGTGCAAACCGAAAAAACCCAAATCCCTACACTATGACTCACGAGGAAATTTTAGATATTGTTGAAAACTCTTCTAAAAATGGAATTACTGAAGTACATATTGTTTCGGCACACAATGGAAAAGCTGGACTAAATTGGTATATGGATATTTTCAAGAAAATAAAAGAGAAATATCCCCAAATTCACATCAAAGCACTCACTGCTGCAGAAATTGATTTTTTAGCTCGGGAATACTCTTTAAGTTACGATGAGGTCATTGATTTGATGATTAAAAACGGAGTAGATTCTATGCCAGGTGGTGGTGCTGAAGTTTTTGATGAACGAACTCGAGACTATATTTGCAAAGGAAAAGTCTCATCTTCTGGTTGGTTAGAAATTCATGAACTTTGGCATAAACGGGGACGGAAATCAAATGCAACAATGCTTTTTGGACATGTCGAGAGTCGAGAAAATCGTATCGACCACATGATCCGACTTCGAGAATTGCAAGATAAAACAGGCGGATTTAATGCTTTTATTCCGCTTGTTTATCAGACCGAAAACAACTATTTGAAAATTGAAAAGAGTTTGACGGGAAATGAGTTTTTAAAAACAATGGCAATTTCTCGAATCATGCTCCGAAACATTCCGAACATAAAAGCATATTGGGTTACATCAACTGTGAACATGGCACTTCTTGCGCAGGAGTTTGGGGCAAATGATTTGGATGGCACAATTGAACGGGAGTCAATAAATTCTTCTGCGGGTGCGGATAGTCGGAACGGAATTGAGTTAAAAAAATTCCTTTCAATGATAAAAAGCAGTGGTTTTGAACCTGTTGAGCGAGACTCACTTTACAACGAAATAGAGAGAAATTAA
- a CDS encoding Zn-dependent protease with chaperone function (PFAM: Peptidase family M48), whose amino-acid sequence MITFISTFFFIYIAVKLYISVMQIGFVSENKKKDPFILSPDEYLKAGEYSVGKERLSLISTILEYGLFIFWINDGMKILSSLNNDFSETLQTLSFIFGFLFINMLVNLPLDFYQKFVLDQKFGFNKSSKILFLTDTLKEILLTLAIGTPIILGMVYFIENSENWWLWSFGIMFSFVLFANMLYPTVIAPLFNKMSPLEDKELNSKIEGILSKVGFKSSGVFTIDASKRDGRLNAYFGGLGSAKRVVLFDTLLEKLNHGEILAVLGHELGHFKNGDIYKNIGIMGGILFALFYLIGHVPDSLFEILGIEKNSETLLVILMLFSSPILFFVMPIFGYISRRNEYGADKVGSELAGSSLLLKEALKKLVVENKAFPKSHKIYIFFYYTHPPLSERLEHLEKL is encoded by the coding sequence ATGATTACATTTATCTCAACTTTTTTTTTCATTTACATCGCGGTTAAACTCTATATTTCCGTGATGCAAATAGGCTTTGTTTCTGAAAACAAAAAGAAAGACCCTTTTATTCTCTCACCTGATGAATATCTCAAAGCTGGAGAATATTCAGTTGGGAAAGAGCGACTTTCACTTATTTCGACAATTTTAGAATATGGACTTTTTATATTTTGGATAAACGACGGAATGAAAATCCTCTCATCTTTGAATAATGATTTTTCAGAAACTCTACAAACACTCTCTTTCATTTTTGGATTTCTATTTATAAATATGTTGGTGAATTTGCCACTCGATTTTTATCAAAAATTTGTGCTTGACCAAAAATTTGGATTTAATAAATCTTCCAAAATACTTTTTTTAACAGATACTTTAAAAGAGATTTTACTAACTTTGGCAATTGGTACACCAATTATTTTGGGAATGGTCTATTTTATTGAAAATAGCGAAAACTGGTGGCTTTGGTCATTTGGAATTATGTTTTCATTTGTTCTTTTTGCAAACATGCTCTATCCGACAGTAATTGCTCCACTTTTCAACAAAATGTCTCCACTCGAAGACAAGGAATTGAATTCCAAAATTGAAGGAATTCTTTCAAAAGTTGGATTTAAAAGCAGTGGAGTTTTTACAATTGATGCCTCAAAAAGAGACGGACGACTCAATGCTTACTTTGGTGGATTGGGAAGTGCAAAACGAGTTGTGCTTTTTGACACACTTTTAGAAAAACTGAATCACGGCGAAATTCTTGCAGTTCTCGGACATGAATTGGGACACTTTAAAAACGGCGATATTTATAAGAATATTGGAATTATGGGAGGAATTTTATTCGCACTTTTCTACCTCATCGGTCATGTTCCAGATTCGCTTTTTGAAATTTTAGGAATTGAGAAAAATTCGGAAACCTTACTTGTGATTTTGATGTTATTTTCATCTCCAATCCTATTTTTTGTTATGCCAATTTTTGGATATATCAGCAGACGAAATGAATATGGTGCGGACAAAGTTGGTAGCGAATTGGCTGGTTCTTCACTTCTTTTAAAAGAGGCACTTAAAAAACTTGTTGTTGAAAACAAAGCATTTCCAAAATCGCATAAGATTTACATCTTTTTCTACTACACACACCCACCACTTTCTGAAAGATTGGAACACTTGGAGAAATTATAA